The Exiguobacterium acetylicum genome includes a window with the following:
- a CDS encoding amino acid ABC transporter permease has translation MEVVKTAFPFFLEGLQVTLYIFIIAVIVGFLIGLVVALMRLSPSKILNGIAIVYIDVIRGTPFIVQLFFIYFGLNSLEWLSMDRMYAGILTVAINAGAYFAEIIRAGIQSIDKGQTEAARSLGMTGRQTMVQIILPQAFRRMLPTITNQSIISLKDTSLLSIIGIADLTQQGQVQQSTTFEPFIVWSVVGLMYFVIIYLLSLVAKFLERRFTLR, from the coding sequence ATGGAAGTGGTCAAAACCGCATTTCCATTTTTCTTGGAAGGGCTTCAAGTCACGTTGTATATTTTCATCATCGCCGTCATCGTCGGCTTTTTGATCGGATTAGTCGTCGCTTTGATGCGATTATCTCCATCAAAGATTTTAAACGGAATCGCGATTGTCTATATTGATGTCATTCGCGGAACACCGTTCATCGTCCAGTTATTCTTCATCTATTTTGGACTCAACTCGCTCGAATGGTTATCAATGGATCGGATGTATGCAGGGATACTGACGGTCGCGATCAATGCCGGTGCTTATTTTGCGGAAATCATTCGAGCGGGTATCCAGTCGATTGACAAAGGACAAACAGAAGCGGCCCGTTCACTCGGGATGACAGGACGTCAAACAATGGTACAAATTATCCTGCCGCAAGCATTCCGACGGATGTTACCAACGATTACGAACCAATCGATCATTAGCTTAAAAGATACGTCGTTGCTGTCGATCATCGGTATTGCTGACTTGACACAACAAGGACAAGTCCAGCAGTCAACGACGTTTGAACCATTCATCGTCTGGTCCGTTGTCGGATTGATGTACTTCGTCATCATTTATCTGTTGTCCTTAGTGGCGAAGTTCTTGGAACGGAGGTTTACATTACGATGA
- a CDS encoding amino acid ABC transporter ATP-binding protein translates to MSIIEVKNLKKSFGSNEVLKDINVSIAEKEVVCVIGPSGSGKSTFLRCLNRLEEITGGTVVVDDHDITSPKVDINKVREEVGMVFQHFNLFPHKTVLENVTLAPIKVRKSDKEQAKQRALELLDKVGLREKADNYPGELSGGQKQRVAIARALAMNPKIMLFDEPTSALDPEMVGDVLAVMKQLALEGMTMVVVTHEMGFAREVGDRVLFMDGGYIVEENVPQALFDAPQHERTQSFLSKVL, encoded by the coding sequence ATGAGTATTATTGAAGTGAAGAATTTAAAAAAATCATTTGGTTCGAACGAGGTCCTAAAAGACATTAACGTTTCGATTGCCGAAAAAGAAGTCGTCTGTGTCATTGGTCCTTCTGGTTCTGGGAAAAGTACGTTCCTGCGTTGTCTGAATCGTTTAGAGGAGATTACGGGTGGCACGGTCGTCGTCGATGATCATGATATTACGAGTCCTAAAGTCGATATCAATAAGGTCCGTGAAGAGGTCGGGATGGTTTTTCAGCACTTTAATCTTTTCCCGCATAAGACCGTCCTAGAAAACGTCACACTTGCACCGATCAAAGTGCGAAAATCGGATAAAGAACAGGCGAAACAACGAGCACTTGAACTCCTTGACAAAGTCGGATTACGCGAAAAAGCGGATAATTATCCAGGAGAACTGTCTGGGGGTCAAAAACAACGGGTCGCGATTGCTCGAGCGCTCGCGATGAATCCCAAAATCATGTTGTTTGACGAACCTACCTCAGCGCTCGATCCAGAAATGGTAGGCGACGTTCTTGCTGTCATGAAACAACTCGCTCTTGAAGGGATGACGATGGTCGTCGTGACTCACGAGATGGGGTTTGCTCGTGAAGTTGGCGATCGTGTCTTATTCATGGACGGTGGATATATCGTCGAAGAAAATGTGCCACAAGCATTATTTGACGCTCCTCAACATGAGCGTACGCAATCGTTCCTCAGTAAAGTCTTATAA